A section of the Salvia splendens isolate huo1 unplaced genomic scaffold, SspV2 ctg871, whole genome shotgun sequence genome encodes:
- the LOC121791670 gene encoding vesicle-associated membrane protein 721-like — protein MGQNSRKTLIYALVARGTPPVVLAEYTEFSGNFNSIAYQCLQKLPASNNKFTYNCDNHTFNYLVHDGFTYCVVAEESAGRQLPMAFLERIKDDFVAKYGGGKAATAPANGLNKEFGPKLKEQMLYCSEHPEEISKFAKVKAQVSEVKGVMMENIEKVLDRGEKIELLVDKTENLHHQAQDFRTTGTQIRRKMWLQNMKIKLIVLAIIVALILIIVLSVCN, from the exons ATGGGGCAAAACAGCCGGAAGACGCTGATTTACGCGCTGGTGGCGCGCGGAACGCCGCCGGTGGTGCTGGCGGAGTACACGGAGTTCAGCGGCAACTTCAATTCCATAGCCTATCAGTGCCTCCAGAAGCTTCCTGCCTCCAACAACAAGTTCACCTACAACTGCGATAATCACACCTTCAATTACCTCGTTCACGACGGATTCA CATACTGTGTTGTTGCTGAAGAGTCGGCTGGAAGGCAGCTTCCGATGGCTTTTCTAGAACGCATAAAGGATGACTTCGTAGCAAAATACGGTGGTGGGAAGGCTGCGACAGCTCCTGCGAATGGCCTTAACAAAGAATTTGG ACCGAAGTTGAAGGAACAAATGCTATACTGCAGCGAGCACCCCGAGGAGATTAGCAAATTTGCAAAGGTCAAGGCTCAGGTTTCAGAAGTGAAAGGTGTTATGATGGAAAACATTGAGAAG GTTCTAGATCGTGGTGAGAAGATCGAGCTTCTGGTGGATAAGACTGAAAATCTTCATCATCAG GCCCAGGACTTCAGAACCACCGGAACGCAAATCAGGAGGAAAATGTGGCTGCAAAACATGAAGATCAAGCTGATTGTTTTGGCGATTATCGTCGCGCTGATCCTCATAATCGTCCTCTCTGTCTGCAAC